CTTATTTGTCACGAAACCCTGCACAGAGAAGtaaagattattattatcataaaactaggaaaggtttgtttaatgcttggtatggtaattaattaatcgttGTCCTCGGACTGAGAACAGTATTTGCAAGTCTTAAACATGGCGACGatttctcatcgctcgagTCCCGGTTACCGAGGTAGCCTTTGTGCATATTTTGATTCTCACACGTTGTTTATTAGTTTCTTTGACTTTTATATAATAAGTTATCGCCTGAATTAAGAACTAcccaccaggtccactgaacagcaGCAAGTGTCATTAATGCCTTGTCCAAGTGCGTTACAACTGCGGGCTATAACGCCACCGGGTGTCCATAAGATAAACTCGCTGCCAGGAACAAAACGTTCCAGCAAAAATTCCTTAaagcggtcgaggttcttatATGACTCCTATACACGAGAGCTGTaggttttattgcttttgaagAAAACGATGTTGGAAATCTGCTTTAACAGCTGCAGGGCGCCACCTTGAGACATACTTTACAGCAACAATACTTGCTGGATGtagcaaataaatataaaattcctTCGCATTCTACTTTCCGCTCTTAATTTCTGTCCACTTGGCAAAATCTTTCTGCTGAATAACTTGCTTCAACAAAAGCGACGTTCTTAGCTTTATGTCCAGTTTGTGATGATTGTCTCATTTATTCCAAGTTGTCCGGTGGAAAGTGTGAACGTGGTTCCCATTTTACCGAAGATGTTCCCATTTTAAGCAAAGAAACCCGGTTTAGAGTTATTTAATGTGGTTGAAGACTAgattttgttttctattgttCCTCCACCTGTACTCAGGACTAAGAAGCTggcaaaataaccaaacaagTAGCTAAgaatttttaacaaaccaATAAAAACGTTTACTGCTACTTGGCCATCGCCTCATTCGATGTTAAACGGTTGCAAAATGCGCGCGAAAGACGAACAATctttaaagtttcaaaaactcaaaactttcatttctcTGCAAGAAACACGTACTTTGCTCGAAAAGGTAAAACTATGAGCAATGTAGTGGAAGACGTAATTCTTTCTCCAATGGCACGTCACGCTTCAGAGGTGTTGTCCTTTATAACATAACGATGTTACATCGACTTCCAGATCCACCACCTGCATTATAAGAAGGTCAAGTCAACCATCCTTTCGCTCAACACTGACGGGGTTAAgtttttttcgaaagaaaatCTTCTTCAGACCAGACATGCATCACCACGCAAAGAAGAAGGTCGGTTGCAGCTATACACGCATACTGTGCATACATGGAATACTTGTGCGCATGCGCAACATGTTCCAGCTGTTCTCTGGACTTCCGCTTTGCTTTAAAAACCTACAAGCTGTTTCCGTCTTTCAAAGTCATATTTGTCGCCACTGATTCGATGAGTTTTGTCACGTGTACGTTACTTTGTCCTATTTCATCGATTTATTCTGGCTAATCTAGGCAAATATTTATGAATCAACACAActtttattacgtaataataggTAATGTTAAAACGTATTGTTATCTAACGATATTACTCTTTGCTTTGTAtagaataataattattacaaaaaccACAGAAACCAACCATTGTTTTGCTTCGTGTACAAGCGATTACTTAACACCAGCGCagcaaataatataaaatattcacATGAAAGCCAGGAAAAATTGTAGCGCACTAGCGCCAACATGCGGTAGAAATAAAGGCGGCCGGATCGGTTGATGTTTCAGAATAAGGCGCAGGGCGGTCAAATGAGGTGATCAAAATTGCGTATTTGTGTGGTCAGACGAGTATGTGTGAGCCGGGACCTTGGGTAGATACAAACTTAccatgaaacatatttttaccTTGTGGGCCGTGTATAATCGGTATCTGCTGTAACTTACcagatttcaaaaatggatTCTTAGAAAGGATGCTGACTCGAAACTTTCCTGCGTCGTTCTCCGCATCAGGCTTGTATGTGGAGTAAGGACGAGATTGCGATCTCCCAATGCTGGGCTGCAAGGTCACTCACAAGTAGTCGAGGAGCTTCAACAACACGCATCAGGTCGCATGGAGCTGGATTTTGTGTCTGGCTGGTGTTGGAATAAGCTGCATTTCGCTTTCAGTGAATTATCtcgcaaaattgtttcaaaattaaaacttgtagaaGCAGTGCTGGGGCTGATGCACGTGACAAGGTTTGAAAGGGCGACAGCCAATAATACGACCAGATGTTCTTTGAAACTACACCGCGTTATTTTGCGAGTGAcgcaaaaaatattgtctaCGAGTGCATCAAAATGTGGCttaaaaacgtaaagttttgaaaaaattcagcaactttaaaaaatcaaaacatttgttaGAACAGAGTTTAATAAACGACACTGACAGCGTCAAGTTGTTTCAAAAGAGAATCTTCCTCAAAACCCCGTCTCTGCCAGTGCCCGGGAGAAGCTGGAAGTTCTTGAGGACGACCGCATATCTGGATATCGGGGTCGAGTAGGAACCAATTGTGTGAATGTGGACGGGAATAGGGGCGAGGCAGCCCTGGTTAAGCGGGATGTCGTAGCCCACCATGCACCTGAGGGAGTAGATGATGACAGACTTGCTGATCGCTCTCGGCGCGTTCAACTTGTTTATCGCCATAGGGGATGTCCCTTCGAAATCGAATGTCGCGCTTCTCGATATGAGCTCCTGGACTAGGTGGATACCCTAAACAGAAAGCTTCGTTGAAATGTCTGTGATTGATacagttgtgacgtcacaaagacacTTACCTTCTGGTTAGCGGCAACTAGCGCTCTCAAGTCGGCCAGGTTGCCATGGAGATTGTGGGTCCGGTTGCAACTAGTGAATTCTCCTGGGAGCATGAGAACCGCTGTTACTTCTGTGAGGtaacaagtaaaaacaagttcaataGGGTTTAAAGGTAATTCTGACTCATTAGAAAACCAGAAACCAATTTGTCATTTCACACAACAACTaccatgaaacttttcagcatCATATGATACGAGAAAGCACGTCATTCACAACATTACCACATAAATCACAATCACATCCCAGCATAAATGGCAACCTTCTCATAGTGTTTCAGTAGCGGTTGGTTAACACAAACACCGTTGCTACACAaccatgaaatttttgaacatcctatgataaactttgtgatcagatctataacatttatcacatcACCAAGCAAATCACATGATCATACTCACAGGAGTGATCACAGTTAGATAAAAAATATGAAGTCCTCCAGCCCATGGATATTTAGAGAGGATGTAATCACCCTCCTTATTCTGTATCGCCATCATCTGGTACTGCACGACATCCTGCATGACCCCTAGGTGGCCTGGGATGTGAGGAGCGTTGGAAACAAGACCACCATCGGGTCCGAAAAGAGCGCACGAGAAGTCAAGTCGTTCCTGTCAATTCATGTAATGCGATATTTAAAAATACTGAGCGTTCTAATGACACACAATGATCATAATAGAACTATACCTACTCAGTTATCAAGAACATATTTACACAAGCAAGTCTTGCAATATACACAAGACTATACTGGACTTTCAACGACTGAACCACAGAGAAAATGTCAAGGGCCGAGAAATcttggtgcaataaattcgCAGAAATTAGACTAAACAAGTAAATGCAGTGCTGGACAATTATCTAGACCAGTAATCTCCAGCTTAAGTACGCAACTGGTAGGTGCGCGTACTTAGcaatgttttcgttttttcttCCCTTGAAATGTGTATGGTGACAGTACTGCGCATCACAATCAACTCTTTTAAGCCGTAACAATTACGCAAGTGTAATTTCGTCTGCTGGGTTTACGGTTATGACAACAAATGCACAGCTTGGTCCTTGAGAtgaactttttaatttagattaGTAAAGTAGGCCTAAGTATCAAACTTGTAATCGCAAATAGATCATCAGTGTACCGGGTCGTGGATTCAAATCTGCATGCACTTTATACAACACCTGCACAAGATGGGTGCAGTAGTGAGCTAGCCTGCAGtaaaattgtacaagtttATGCAgatgaaattattgtgttagGCGGTGAGTATAATTGCACAGTAGCTTACTCCTAGTAATTCTGTAACTTTTAACTGCGCATGATGACAGGCAAAGGAAAGCGTTTAAGAGAATCACAGAGTTGAGCGACCCAGCTCCTCCTAGTAAGCAAAGTTTTGCTCAAAAGGACAAAGTGAGTGAAGACATTATTCGAAAGGTTTGGGAGAATCGAGAAGCTATTTGAAAATGATCTGCTTTGATGTATGAAGAGACCAAAACATAACAATTTCGAGCATCTGTTGTTCGATTTTCTGAACTGGAGGATATGTTGTATGTTTGGATTGATAGCATGCACTGCACAAGCCTTCCAGTTCAGCCTTCATTGCTTGTTTTAAAAGCCAAGCAAATCGCCGAACAACTATTAATATCAGAGGATGACTTGAAAGCTTCATGGCAGTGGCTTAGCCGATTCCGATCACATGGTGGAGCAGAAACTTCTTCTCCACGGTGAACGAGCAGAAGTGGATAAAGAAAACTTTGGATTACTGGCTGCATTAAATGATTTATATGCATGCTATTGCTCAGTATGATCCCGAGaatgtttataacaaaactGGGAAACTGGGTTATTTTTTTAGCTCTTGCTCAGATATACCTTGCTCATGCCATCTGGAGATGTCACCACTACCCGAGGAAAAAGAAAGCTAACGAATGAGTGTCACTGGGTGTTTGCACAAATACCACAGAAACGTATACAGTTCCTTGTACATTGATTGGGAAACCAAAATTTCCGGCTTGTGTCAAGAATCGAGAATGGCTTCTAAAGTACTAAGTCAGGGTAAAGCATGGATGGATGTTGACAGGTGTTGGAAATggttcaataaagtttttcatcCTGAAGTGAAGAAGAGAACAGGACGCTGGGTTCTCTTGTTGATGGACACCGCTCCTTgtcatttttatgcttttgagAGAAACAACGTCAAGGTGGCATTTTCCCTTCCAACTGCACTAGCTGGAAGCAACCATGCGATGTGGGTATAATTGCAGAACTAAAGAAAAGTTGAGATATTTGTATGTTAAGGACGTTCTTAGCCTTTATGAGCTAGACGAGACCTTGAAGTTACGCAAA
The Clavelina lepadiformis chromosome 4, kaClaLepa1.1, whole genome shotgun sequence DNA segment above includes these coding regions:
- the LOC143453415 gene encoding 5-oxoprolinase-like — encoded protein: MAINKLNAPRAISKSVIIYSLRCMVGYDIPLNQGCLAPIPVHIHTIGSYSTPISRYAVVLKNFQLLPGTGRDGVLRKILF